A section of the Rossellomorea marisflavi genome encodes:
- the sleB gene encoding spore cortex-lytic enzyme, whose product MICILVMISSEASETDAFTGQVIQQGATGDDVIELQARLQYIGFYNGKIDGVFGWGTYWALRNFQYEYGLPIDGLAGKTTKDKLAKASKFDKQYVHDQINKGNKFTYYGGTDQSKQSTGKADANKGSSGAKPSAVNAPSGYSQNDIQLMANAVYGEARGEPYEGQVAVAAVILNRIDSPSFPNTAAGVIFEPGAFTAVADGQIWLTPNERAKEAVMDAINGWDPSSSALYYFNPETATSKWIWTRPQIKKIGKHIFCN is encoded by the coding sequence ATGATCTGCATCCTTGTTATGATATCGTCCGAAGCATCGGAAACAGATGCGTTCACAGGGCAAGTCATCCAGCAGGGGGCCACCGGCGATGATGTCATCGAGCTTCAGGCGAGACTTCAATATATAGGGTTCTATAACGGTAAGATTGATGGGGTATTCGGGTGGGGAACCTATTGGGCCCTGCGTAATTTTCAATACGAATACGGACTGCCCATTGATGGTCTCGCAGGCAAAACGACGAAAGACAAGTTAGCCAAAGCTTCTAAGTTCGATAAACAGTATGTGCACGATCAGATCAATAAAGGAAACAAGTTCACCTACTATGGGGGCACCGACCAAAGCAAGCAGAGCACCGGGAAAGCGGACGCCAATAAAGGATCATCCGGGGCAAAACCGTCGGCCGTCAATGCACCGAGCGGCTATTCCCAGAATGATATCCAACTCATGGCCAACGCTGTCTACGGTGAGGCCAGGGGAGAACCGTATGAAGGTCAGGTGGCTGTGGCTGCCGTTATATTAAATCGGATCGACAGCCCTTCGTTTCCTAATACGGCAGCAGGAGTCATATTCGAACCAGGTGCATTCACAGCCGTGGCGGATGGTCAGATCTGGCTCACGCCGAATGAGAGGGCCAAGGAAGCAGTCATGGATGCCATAAATGGATGGGATCCGTCGTCGAGTGCTCTCTACTATTTCAATCCGGAGACGGCCACAAGTAAATGGATTTGGACCAGACCACAGATCAAGAAAATCGGGAAGCATATATTCTGTAATTAA
- a CDS encoding YpzI family protein: protein MGKDRQEKKLKQSKRVESDRDQGLHYKGATSMESPAESRKHR, encoded by the coding sequence ATGGGAAAAGATCGTCAAGAAAAGAAACTGAAACAGAGTAAGCGAGTGGAATCAGATCGAGACCAGGGGCTTCATTACAAAGGCGCTACAAGCATGGAAAGCCCTGCTGAAAGCAGAAAACATAGGTGA
- the cmk gene encoding (d)CMP kinase: protein MKMNLRIAIDGPAAAGKSTVAKIVAGRLSYLYIDTGAMYRSLTYKALNKGVALTDEDALKEVLDATVIELKPTDGGQIVLVDGTDVTDEIRQANVTNSVSHVAVHSKVREEMVSRQQQLASEGGVVMDGRDIGTHVIPDAEVKIFLLASVEERAERRHSENLRKGFPSDLEKLKEEIALRDKIDSEREVAPLKKAEDAIEIDTTSLSINEVVQEIMKQVERID, encoded by the coding sequence ATGAAAATGAATTTGAGAATAGCTATTGATGGTCCTGCAGCGGCAGGAAAAAGCACCGTCGCCAAGATCGTCGCGGGAAGACTGTCTTATCTTTATATCGATACAGGAGCCATGTACAGGTCCCTGACATATAAAGCATTGAATAAAGGTGTCGCTTTGACAGATGAGGATGCCCTTAAAGAGGTATTGGATGCTACGGTCATCGAGTTGAAACCTACTGATGGCGGTCAGATCGTCCTCGTAGACGGAACGGATGTAACAGATGAGATCAGGCAGGCAAACGTTACGAATTCGGTCTCACATGTTGCTGTGCACTCGAAGGTCCGTGAAGAGATGGTCAGCAGGCAGCAGCAGCTTGCCAGCGAAGGCGGCGTCGTCATGGACGGCCGCGATATCGGAACCCATGTAATACCAGATGCGGAAGTGAAGATCTTCTTGCTTGCGAGCGTGGAGGAGCGGGCGGAGCGTCGTCATTCTGAGAATTTGAGAAAAGGTTTCCCCTCCGACCTTGAAAAGTTGAAGGAAGAGATCGCCCTTCGTGATAAAATCGATTCCGAGAGGGAAGTTGCACCGCTGAAAAAGGCAGAGGATGCCATCGAAATTGATACAACCTCCCTTTCAATCAATGAAGTGGTGCAGGAAATCATGAAACAAGTGGAAAGGATCGATTGA
- a CDS encoding YphA family membrane protein: MEGIFYLWILWGVWVYSTFLMKKGRARFWISFCTLVLVASFPYEFGMGHYQVTVPLVLIVVLALWTIRELPLHKKLYLFISLISTAMCLTGVKLVSIYDPVLVIVDPFILDVSVLIIMGFLFYSDVASRNVRYASVLLGGALGQVFIGMILTTIGFGHTIGEHKYMDAAAVSFLILVGIDGLLFINRLFNAKLQENKGDAHHL, from the coding sequence ATGGAAGGTATATTTTATTTGTGGATATTATGGGGAGTTTGGGTTTACAGTACGTTTCTAATGAAAAAGGGACGGGCCCGCTTCTGGATCTCCTTTTGCACTTTGGTGCTGGTTGCTTCCTTTCCATATGAATTCGGAATGGGTCACTACCAAGTCACCGTTCCCTTGGTACTCATTGTAGTATTGGCCCTGTGGACCATAAGAGAGCTGCCGCTACATAAAAAATTGTATCTTTTCATCAGCTTGATCTCAACGGCCATGTGCCTGACAGGTGTGAAGCTGGTATCGATCTATGACCCTGTCCTGGTGATCGTAGACCCCTTCATTCTTGATGTATCGGTCCTGATTATAATGGGTTTCCTCTTCTACAGCGACGTTGCTTCAAGGAATGTGAGGTATGCATCTGTCCTTCTTGGAGGTGCCTTGGGACAGGTATTCATCGGAATGATTTTGACGACCATCGGTTTTGGCCATACGATCGGTGAGCACAAGTACATGGACGCAGCTGCCGTATCGTTCCTTATCCTAGTCGGGATCGATGGGCTTCTGTTTATAAATCGATTATTTAATGCGAAACTTCAGGAAAACAAGGGGGATGCACATCACTTATGA
- the ypeB gene encoding germination protein YpeB yields the protein MIRGIIIAVLVIGVAGTAFWGYQEHQEKNAILINAENNYQRAFHELTYQMDMLHDGIGATLAMNSRKSLSPALADVWRLTSQAHSDVGQLPLSLLPFNKTEEFLSQIGDFSYRTAVRDLDKNPLTDEEYKSLEKLYEQSAEIQDELRTVQNLVMKNNLRWMDVEMALASGKEQTDNTIIDGFKTVEKNVTGYTEANVGTTTFVNNQKKENNFKKLKGKNITKDQAVALLRKYSGIGESKDARVEKSGKGSEFQFYSVSIGNGGTDASMDVTKKGGYPIWYINNRNVKDAVISLNEASRNASKFLNDNDFEQLELFESAQYNNIGVFTFVKTIDGVRIYPDSIKVKVALDNGQIVGFAADEYLRNHHDRETAEPTISIEKAKGYTSPNLKVMEERQAVIVNDLNEEVLCYEFLGMMGKDTFRIFINAQNGQEEKVERLKSTEQLY from the coding sequence ATGATACGTGGAATAATCATTGCAGTATTAGTCATAGGCGTTGCAGGAACGGCCTTCTGGGGGTATCAGGAGCACCAGGAGAAGAATGCGATACTCATCAACGCAGAGAATAATTATCAGCGAGCCTTTCATGAATTGACATACCAGATGGACATGCTGCATGACGGAATCGGCGCCACGCTCGCCATGAATTCAAGGAAGTCTCTGTCACCGGCCTTGGCAGATGTGTGGAGGCTGACGTCACAGGCACACAGCGATGTGGGACAGCTGCCTCTATCGCTCCTGCCGTTCAACAAAACGGAGGAATTCCTGAGCCAGATCGGGGACTTCAGCTATCGTACGGCCGTAAGGGACCTCGATAAGAATCCGTTGACAGATGAAGAATACAAATCACTCGAAAAATTGTATGAACAAAGTGCGGAAATCCAGGATGAACTTCGAACGGTGCAAAATCTGGTCATGAAGAATAACCTCCGCTGGATGGATGTTGAAATGGCTTTAGCCAGTGGGAAAGAACAAACCGATAATACCATCATCGACGGATTCAAGACCGTTGAAAAAAATGTAACGGGCTATACAGAAGCAAATGTCGGGACAACGACGTTCGTAAACAATCAGAAAAAAGAAAATAATTTCAAGAAGCTTAAAGGGAAAAACATTACGAAGGATCAAGCGGTTGCTCTCCTGAGAAAGTATTCTGGCATCGGTGAATCGAAGGATGCAAGGGTCGAAAAAAGCGGGAAGGGCTCAGAGTTTCAATTCTATTCTGTTTCCATCGGTAATGGTGGGACGGATGCCAGTATGGATGTCACAAAGAAAGGTGGTTATCCGATTTGGTACATTAATAACCGCAACGTGAAGGATGCTGTCATCTCCCTGAATGAGGCATCCCGTAATGCTTCGAAGTTCCTGAACGATAATGATTTTGAGCAGTTGGAGCTGTTTGAAAGCGCGCAGTACAATAATATCGGAGTTTTCACCTTCGTGAAGACGATTGACGGGGTGAGGATCTATCCTGATTCCATCAAAGTGAAGGTGGCCCTTGACAACGGTCAGATCGTCGGATTTGCTGCAGATGAATACCTGAGGAATCATCATGACCGAGAAACGGCTGAGCCGACCATTTCGATTGAGAAGGCAAAGGGATACACCAGTCCGAATCTGAAAGTGATGGAAGAAAGACAGGCAGTCATCGTCAATGACTTGAATGAAGAGGTGCTCTGCTATGAATTCCTTGGGATGATGGGGAAGGACACCTTCAGAATCTTCATCAACGCACAGAACGGTCAGGAAGAAAAAGTCGAGCGTCTGAAAAGTACGGAACAGCTTTACTAA
- a CDS encoding lysophospholipid acyltransferase family protein produces the protein MNLYSFARGLVKSILSPLYRIQVEGLEHFPKEGGVLLCSNHIDNLDPPVVGVAAPRPVSFMAKEELFNVPILGKILPGIHAFPVRRGMSDREALRKGLKVLKEGEVLGLFPEGTRSKTGEIGKGLAGAGFFALRSDAHVVPCAIIGPYKPFRKLRVIFGPPIDMEPIRGQKMNAEQTTDIIMGHISDLMKNHH, from the coding sequence GTGAATCTTTATTCCTTTGCAAGAGGCCTTGTGAAGTCAATCCTTTCTCCGTTGTACCGCATTCAGGTGGAGGGTCTTGAACACTTCCCCAAAGAAGGGGGCGTCCTCCTTTGCTCCAATCACATCGACAACCTGGATCCCCCGGTCGTCGGAGTCGCAGCTCCCAGACCCGTGTCATTCATGGCCAAAGAGGAACTCTTCAATGTACCGATCCTCGGGAAGATCCTTCCGGGCATCCACGCTTTCCCTGTACGGAGGGGGATGAGCGACCGGGAGGCATTGAGGAAGGGTCTGAAGGTTTTGAAAGAGGGAGAGGTTTTAGGTCTGTTCCCAGAGGGTACTAGAAGTAAAACAGGAGAAATCGGAAAGGGATTGGCGGGAGCGGGATTCTTTGCACTACGCTCAGACGCTCATGTCGTACCGTGTGCCATCATTGGACCGTACAAACCATTCCGGAAGCTCAGGGTCATCTTCGGTCCGCCAATTGATATGGAACCGATCAGGGGGCAAAAGATGAACGCCGAGCAAACGACCGACATCATCATGGGTCATATCTCCGATTTAATGAAGAACCATCATTAA
- the der gene encoding ribosome biogenesis GTPase Der: MTKPVVAIVGRPNVGKSTIFNRIVGERISIVEDVPGVTRDRIYSSAEWLTHEFNMIDTGGIEIGDEPFLDQIRQQAEIAIDEADVIIFLANGREGVTAADEVVAKILYRSSKPVVLGVNKVDNPEMRELVYDFYSLGFGEPYPISGSHGLGLGDLLDDVVKHFKQEEEEDYDDEVIKFSLIGRPNVGKSSLVNALLGEDRVIVSNMAGTTRDAVDSSYSYDGQDYVIIDTAGMRKKGKVYETTEKYSVLRALRAIERSDVVLVVIDGDEGIIEQDKKIAGYAHDAGRAVIIVVNKWDAVEKDEKTMNKWEKNIRDHFQFLDYAPIVFLSALTKKRIHTLLPMINVASENHSMRVQSSVLNEVVMDAVAMNPTPTDNGKRLRIYYATQVAVKPPTFVVFVNDPELMHFSYERFLENRIRDAFGFEGTPIRIIARARK, from the coding sequence ATGACAAAGCCAGTAGTAGCCATCGTCGGACGTCCGAATGTCGGGAAATCGACGATCTTCAACCGCATCGTCGGTGAACGGATCTCAATCGTCGAAGATGTACCTGGTGTGACGAGGGACCGGATCTATAGTTCTGCAGAGTGGCTGACTCATGAATTCAATATGATCGATACGGGTGGGATCGAGATCGGGGACGAGCCGTTTCTAGATCAAATCAGGCAGCAAGCTGAAATCGCCATTGATGAAGCTGATGTCATCATCTTCCTGGCAAATGGAAGAGAAGGAGTGACAGCTGCGGACGAAGTGGTGGCAAAGATCCTTTACCGGTCGAGTAAACCGGTCGTTCTTGGGGTAAATAAAGTTGATAACCCGGAAATGAGGGAATTGGTATATGATTTCTATTCCCTTGGGTTCGGGGAGCCTTATCCGATTTCAGGATCGCATGGTCTAGGCCTGGGTGATCTTCTGGATGATGTGGTGAAGCATTTCAAGCAGGAAGAGGAAGAAGATTATGATGATGAAGTGATCAAGTTCTCATTGATCGGCCGTCCGAACGTCGGTAAATCATCCCTCGTGAACGCCCTTCTTGGAGAAGATCGGGTCATTGTGAGCAATATGGCCGGCACGACCAGGGATGCAGTCGATTCATCTTATTCCTACGATGGGCAGGACTATGTCATCATCGATACTGCAGGTATGAGGAAAAAAGGGAAGGTCTATGAAACAACGGAGAAATACAGCGTCCTTCGTGCCTTGAGGGCGATTGAACGATCTGATGTCGTCCTGGTCGTCATCGATGGCGACGAAGGCATCATCGAACAGGATAAGAAGATCGCAGGCTATGCCCATGATGCTGGCCGTGCCGTCATCATTGTCGTCAATAAATGGGATGCGGTTGAGAAAGACGAAAAAACCATGAACAAGTGGGAGAAGAACATCAGGGACCACTTCCAGTTCCTTGACTACGCACCGATCGTATTCTTATCGGCCCTTACCAAGAAGCGCATTCATACGCTTCTGCCGATGATCAACGTAGCCAGCGAAAACCACTCCATGCGCGTTCAATCCAGCGTGCTGAATGAAGTGGTCATGGATGCTGTCGCGATGAATCCGACCCCTACTGACAATGGGAAGCGTCTGAGGATCTACTATGCGACACAGGTGGCCGTCAAGCCTCCTACATTCGTTGTATTCGTCAATGATCCTGAATTGATGCATTTCTCTTACGAACGTTTCCTGGAAAACCGGATCAGGGACGCATTTGGATTTGAAGGAACTCCTATTCGTATCATTGCAAGAGCGAGAAAATAA
- a CDS encoding capping complex subunit for YIEGIA yields the protein MSTVIQKFILAAVTTSPERVPSGTAVFHCKTIEELQKVCNNLEAILDGIAHELDEGLFIIVKH from the coding sequence ATGAGCACGGTCATACAAAAATTCATACTGGCAGCAGTTACCACTTCGCCTGAAAGAGTGCCTTCAGGAACAGCGGTCTTTCACTGTAAAACCATTGAAGAACTGCAGAAAGTGTGCAATAACCTGGAAGCCATCCTTGATGGGATTGCCCATGAATTGGACGAAGGCTTATTCATTATTGTAAAACACTAA
- a CDS encoding flagellar brake protein, with protein MFEVGMTLQLEQDGVEGTYKCRVCELEDDKVLIDYPIHQKTGKSIFLINGTRLKVSFVLKDQTVLECRTDVVGRRMAEIPLIELERPSEEEFQRIQRRHFVRIEAPVDISLKLEGNQIVTVTEDISAGGCALILKEDAGIREEEEVELFLVLPLQKANQYLELKGRVSRIWEKDRRKLASIEFIAPDEAHKRHIMRFCFEKQLDHRKKGFA; from the coding sequence ATGTTTGAAGTTGGGATGACTCTTCAGTTGGAGCAGGACGGAGTGGAAGGGACGTATAAATGCAGAGTATGCGAACTGGAAGATGATAAGGTCCTGATTGATTATCCAATCCATCAGAAAACGGGGAAATCCATTTTCCTTATAAATGGAACGCGCCTGAAGGTGAGTTTTGTCCTGAAGGACCAGACGGTGTTGGAATGTAGGACGGATGTGGTGGGGAGAAGGATGGCGGAAATTCCTTTGATCGAGTTGGAGCGTCCATCTGAGGAAGAGTTTCAACGGATCCAGAGGCGGCATTTCGTACGGATCGAAGCACCGGTCGACATCAGCCTGAAGTTGGAGGGAAATCAGATTGTCACGGTTACGGAAGATATCAGTGCAGGTGGATGTGCTCTCATCCTGAAAGAGGACGCAGGGATCCGGGAAGAGGAAGAAGTAGAGCTATTCCTTGTCCTCCCTTTGCAAAAGGCCAACCAGTACCTTGAGCTGAAGGGAAGGGTCAGTCGAATATGGGAAAAAGACAGGAGAAAACTTGCAAGCATTGAATTCATTGCACCGGATGAAGCCCATAAGCGCCACATCATGCGATTCTGTTTTGAAAAACAGCTTGATCACAGAAAAAAAGGGTTTGCATGA
- a CDS encoding YIEGIA family protein, translating to MNDYVFPVIFGVVAGTLTRIYMLRTDYRQYPTYLHGKIIHIALGFIASGLGAIAIPALMEENFTAITFLTVAASQFRDVRNMERTTLTELDAYELVPRGATYIEGIAVAFESRNYLVIFTSLIATLTFIVFNFYIALVVSLVCMFVSHLLMAGGKLKDIVDIEFIKPHFDGPGLYVDNIYIMNIGLPARQEEIMKYGMGFILAPKTFDASSTLANLGQRQAILHDISTSLGIFKDSGTPALTPLAKRDLDDGRVGIFVLPQKKDVDLAISILGQVPTLENAIRMPSESKANKEAHK from the coding sequence ATGAATGACTATGTTTTTCCGGTGATCTTCGGGGTAGTGGCAGGGACCCTGACACGAATCTATATGCTGCGAACGGACTACCGGCAATATCCGACGTATCTTCACGGCAAGATCATCCACATTGCACTTGGATTCATTGCATCCGGTCTTGGGGCCATCGCGATCCCTGCCCTGATGGAAGAGAACTTCACGGCCATTACCTTTCTGACGGTGGCGGCTTCACAGTTCAGGGACGTCCGTAATATGGAGAGGACGACACTCACGGAACTGGATGCCTATGAGCTTGTACCACGTGGCGCCACCTATATAGAAGGGATTGCGGTTGCTTTTGAAAGCCGTAATTATCTGGTGATCTTCACTTCATTGATTGCGACCTTGACTTTCATTGTGTTCAATTTTTATATCGCCCTTGTCGTCAGTCTGGTCTGTATGTTTGTGTCCCACCTGCTGATGGCTGGAGGGAAGCTTAAGGATATTGTGGATATTGAGTTCATCAAGCCTCATTTTGATGGCCCCGGCTTATATGTCGATAATATCTACATCATGAATATCGGACTTCCTGCAAGACAGGAGGAAATCATGAAGTACGGGATGGGCTTCATCCTCGCGCCCAAAACCTTCGATGCCAGTTCGACACTAGCGAACCTTGGTCAACGACAGGCGATCCTCCATGATATCTCCACGTCGCTTGGGATCTTTAAAGATTCCGGTACGCCTGCCCTTACACCGCTGGCAAAGCGGGATCTTGATGATGGCCGCGTGGGAATCTTCGTGCTACCTCAGAAAAAGGATGTCGATCTGGCAATCTCCATCCTCGGTCAGGTACCGACGCTTGAAAATGCCATCAGGATGCCTTCTGAATCCAAGGCGAACAAGGAGGCCCATAAATGA
- a CDS encoding NAD(P)H-dependent glycerol-3-phosphate dehydrogenase produces MVLADNDVPVRLWGHKHEQIDEINRHHTNGKYLKDIKLPETIRGYHDLAEALQGVDTIILAVPTKAIRGVLGRIQEKQAGPLTVVHVSKGIEPDSLLTISEIIEEEMDEVNREAIVVLSGPSHAEEVSLRHPTTVTVSSKNMKAAEEVQDLFMNKNFRVYTNPDLLGVEIGGALKNIIALAAGITDGLGYGDNAKAALITRGLAEIARLGTKMGANPLTFSGLTGIGDLIVTCTSVHSRNWRAGNLLGQGKNLDEVLENMGMVVEGVRTTKAAHQLAEKYDVKMPITNVLYDVLFNEVKAKEAVDHLMARVKTNEMEDLVNILGERLTD; encoded by the coding sequence ATGGTCCTCGCCGATAACGACGTACCGGTCCGCCTATGGGGACATAAACATGAACAGATCGACGAAATCAATCGTCATCATACGAACGGGAAGTATCTGAAAGATATTAAACTACCTGAAACGATCCGCGGCTATCACGATTTGGCAGAAGCCCTTCAAGGGGTGGACACGATCATCCTTGCGGTCCCGACAAAAGCGATCCGCGGGGTACTCGGACGGATTCAGGAGAAACAGGCTGGCCCGCTGACGGTTGTTCATGTGAGTAAAGGGATTGAACCGGATTCACTTTTGACGATCTCTGAAATCATCGAAGAAGAAATGGATGAAGTGAACAGGGAGGCGATTGTTGTCCTTTCTGGACCGAGTCATGCCGAAGAAGTAAGCTTGCGCCATCCGACGACGGTCACGGTCTCCTCGAAGAATATGAAGGCTGCAGAAGAAGTGCAAGATCTTTTCATGAACAAGAACTTCAGGGTGTATACAAACCCTGATCTTCTTGGTGTTGAAATCGGCGGAGCCCTGAAAAACATCATCGCCCTTGCTGCCGGGATCACGGACGGCCTTGGTTACGGTGATAATGCGAAGGCAGCCCTCATTACGAGGGGACTCGCAGAAATCGCGCGACTGGGTACGAAAATGGGTGCCAATCCCCTGACGTTCTCAGGCCTTACGGGTATCGGTGATCTGATCGTTACGTGTACAAGCGTCCACTCCAGGAACTGGAGAGCCGGAAATCTACTCGGTCAAGGAAAGAATCTCGATGAAGTCCTGGAAAACATGGGGATGGTGGTGGAAGGTGTCCGTACAACGAAGGCTGCCCATCAGCTAGCCGAAAAGTACGATGTGAAGATGCCGATCACGAATGTTCTTTATGATGTCCTATTCAATGAGGTCAAGGCGAAGGAAGCGGTCGACCATCTCATGGCAAGGGTCAAGACGAACGAAATGGAAGATCTCGTCAATATCCTCGGAGAACGTCTGACGGATTAA
- a CDS encoding YpfB family protein, with the protein MKAVERILLKLMIMHLILLFAAQWLIHYDPIPSLRKITFYEGVEKLTYSQILETIKNPGR; encoded by the coding sequence ATGAAAGCCGTCGAACGAATCCTCCTTAAACTGATGATCATGCATCTGATCCTGCTTTTTGCAGCCCAGTGGCTCATCCACTATGATCCCATTCCGTCCCTTCGGAAGATCACATTTTATGAAGGGGTGGAAAAACTGACATACAGCCAAATACTCGAAACAATCAAGAATCCAGGCAGATAG
- the rpsA gene encoding 30S ribosomal protein S1, with protein sequence MMEDMNGIEVKNLEIGERVQGTVTKVEEKQVLVDVQDSKVDGIIPISELSSLHIETASDVVSEGDVLELIVTKVEEELLVLSKRKVDAEKAWEDMKDRFEQGEIFEAEVKDVVKGGLVVDLGVRGFVPASLVEDHYVEDFADYKNKTLTFKIVELDQEKNRLILSHRAVVEAEKQEQKKQLLVDIESGSVLEGTVQRITDFGAFVDIGGVDGLVHISQLSHEHVEKPSDVVTEGQKVTVKVLSVDRDNERISLSIKETLPGPWSEIASKAPKGTVLEGVVKRLVSYGAFVEVFPGVEGLVHISQISHKHIGTPHEVLQENQDVKVKVLDVNEADQRLSLSIKALEEKEAEVTDYEMPEESTGFQLGEMIGDKLKDLK encoded by the coding sequence ATAATGGAAGACATGAATGGAATCGAAGTGAAAAATCTCGAGATTGGTGAAAGAGTTCAAGGTACCGTCACTAAGGTCGAAGAGAAGCAGGTCCTAGTGGATGTCCAGGATAGCAAGGTGGATGGCATCATTCCAATCAGTGAACTCTCAAGCCTTCATATTGAAACAGCATCCGATGTAGTCAGTGAAGGGGATGTACTTGAGTTAATCGTGACGAAAGTGGAAGAGGAGCTCTTAGTCCTGTCCAAACGAAAAGTTGATGCTGAAAAAGCATGGGAAGATATGAAAGACCGCTTTGAACAAGGGGAAATCTTTGAAGCGGAAGTCAAAGACGTCGTCAAGGGTGGTCTTGTTGTCGATCTTGGCGTACGCGGTTTCGTGCCAGCTTCACTTGTCGAAGATCACTATGTTGAGGATTTCGCAGATTACAAGAATAAGACTCTTACTTTCAAAATCGTGGAATTGGACCAGGAGAAAAATCGGTTGATCCTTTCCCACCGCGCAGTGGTCGAAGCCGAGAAGCAAGAGCAGAAGAAGCAGCTTCTCGTCGACATCGAATCTGGTTCCGTCCTTGAAGGAACCGTACAAAGAATCACTGATTTCGGAGCTTTCGTCGATATCGGTGGCGTGGACGGGCTTGTCCATATTTCTCAACTTTCCCACGAACATGTTGAGAAACCATCAGACGTAGTGACAGAAGGACAGAAAGTAACGGTCAAGGTACTAAGTGTGGACCGTGATAACGAACGGATCTCCTTATCCATCAAGGAGACTCTACCTGGGCCTTGGAGTGAGATCGCAAGCAAAGCACCAAAAGGAACCGTTCTTGAAGGGGTTGTGAAACGCCTCGTTTCTTATGGCGCATTCGTCGAGGTTTTCCCCGGCGTAGAAGGACTTGTGCATATTTCCCAGATTTCTCACAAGCATATCGGTACACCGCACGAAGTTCTTCAGGAGAACCAGGATGTGAAAGTGAAGGTCCTTGATGTGAATGAAGCAGATCAACGCCTTTCATTGAGCATCAAGGCGCTTGAAGAAAAAGAAGCGGAAGTAACCGATTATGAAATGCCGGAAGAAAGCACAGGGTTCCAGCTCGGTGAAATGATCGGTGATAAACTGAAAGACTTGAAATAA
- the fni gene encoding type 2 isopentenyl-diphosphate Delta-isomerase: MTRAQRKQDHIKHALSTGQLRKTGFDEVAFVHQSLPNIALEDIDLHTKIGGLEWSSPIFINAMTGGGGEQTSKINEDLSVLARETGMAIAVGSQMSALKDTSERSTYEIVRKYNPEGIVLGNLGSEATVQQAQDAVEMIRADALQIHLNVIQELTMPEGDRDFKGALERIGLIAEGLSVPVIVKETGFGISREAAQALSRTKIAGIDIGGFGGTNFSRIENQRRERMLHFFDDWGIPTAISIAEAHQATDLPIISSGGIMNSLDIVKSISLGASAAGMAGVLLGKLLGDGLQATIKEVNEIHTDIRYLMSALGCETLEDLHQTPLILTGNVYHWLMVRGLEPERFSRRGI, from the coding sequence GTGACAAGAGCTCAAAGAAAACAGGATCATATTAAACATGCTTTATCAACAGGTCAGCTTCGAAAGACCGGTTTTGATGAAGTAGCTTTTGTTCACCAAAGCTTACCGAATATAGCACTTGAAGATATAGATCTTCATACAAAAATCGGCGGACTTGAGTGGAGTTCGCCGATTTTCATTAATGCTATGACCGGTGGTGGCGGGGAACAAACATCCAAGATCAATGAGGATCTCTCGGTTCTTGCCAGGGAAACAGGTATGGCTATAGCCGTGGGGTCCCAGATGTCCGCACTGAAGGACACGTCAGAAAGATCCACATATGAAATCGTTCGGAAATATAATCCTGAGGGGATCGTCCTTGGGAACCTGGGCAGCGAGGCTACGGTTCAGCAGGCACAGGACGCCGTGGAGATGATTCGGGCTGATGCCCTTCAAATCCATCTTAATGTCATCCAGGAACTGACCATGCCTGAAGGGGATCGTGACTTCAAAGGAGCACTGGAGCGAATCGGATTGATTGCAGAAGGCCTGTCTGTACCTGTCATAGTGAAAGAAACCGGCTTCGGAATCAGTAGGGAAGCGGCACAGGCCCTTTCCCGAACGAAGATAGCCGGGATCGACATCGGTGGCTTCGGGGGTACCAACTTCTCAAGAATTGAAAATCAACGTCGTGAAAGGATGCTTCATTTCTTTGATGATTGGGGCATTCCGACGGCCATTTCCATTGCAGAAGCCCATCAGGCCACAGACCTTCCAATCATTTCCTCAGGTGGTATCATGAATAGTCTGGATATCGTCAAGTCGATCAGTCTCGGGGCATCGGCTGCCGGTATGGCAGGTGTACTTCTTGGTAAACTATTGGGCGATGGACTTCAAGCTACCATTAAGGAAGTCAATGAGATTCATACGGATATACGCTATCTTATGAGTGCTTTGGGCTGTGAGACGCTTGAAGATCTCCATCAGACACCCCTCATCCTCACGGGGAATGTGTACCACTGGCTGATGGTACGTGGCCTTGAACCAGAACGATTCAGCAGAAGGGGAATATAA